The Hemiscyllium ocellatum isolate sHemOce1 chromosome 4, sHemOce1.pat.X.cur, whole genome shotgun sequence genomic interval TTGAAACCAACTCAACTCGAATGAATTCTGGTCGTTATTGGGATCATTCAGATGGTGAATGTCTGTATCCCACCAAACAACTGGCCTAGCCATTCCATCTGTGAACTTGTACGGGAGCAATGCATCATTAAATCTTCGAGCTACAACAGGCAGGCTCCGGTTTAGACCCAACACCCTGTCCAAATGGAAAGCTAGAACTTCATCAAGGTCACTAGATCGTTTTATTATCCCACACAATCCCTTTTGACAATGCCCTGTAAGGTCATCAATCACAACAGGAGAATGTAAGCTCAGACCTATTTTGATGACTTGCCCATGAGCTGGTATCCGTGCTTTTGCTACCACTGACCCATGAGCCAAAAGTTTCATCTTTTCAATATCATTTGAGTCAAACCAGGGTGGAGGATCCTGAAATGTAATGTGATCTTCCACCTCTAAAACTGGATGGCTGGTTTCAACACTGTTACAGATCTTAGATTCAATTATCCTCTTGCTCACTTGTGATGTACTCCGTTGCTCAGATTTCCCATAATTTCTCGAAGATAAATCCAGGTACTTTATCCTTTCGGTGATAATGGGCAGTCCTTTCCCAATTCCCTTGTATTCATTGCCTTTAACCATTTGAACGAGTATTCTGCTCTGATTTGATGGAGTTTTAAATAGAGGTAAAACTCGTTGTTTAGATTTGCTCTGAATGTCGAGTTTGCACTGAGTCTGCAGAAACTTTATTCCTCTTTTATCTATTGAGTAATTCAAAATTGAACCTATTACAGGCAGGGTTGTTGTGTTCTTACTTGAGTTAGGGACTTGTGAAATGGCCTTGTCCACTGAGGATTGATAACAGATTGGGTTAATCCATGGACGTCCTGGAATCAGAGACGGCTCAGCATCCTTGATTTCCTGTATCTGGCTATTTAGTGTTCGCAGTGATATGATCTTTCTATTTTTGTATCTTTTCTGTGGAAGTTTGTTTCGATGTTCTGACATGTtgaatgccttcttcatttcTCTATAGCTGTACCACTCTTTAAGTGGCTCCAGATAGCTATGTGGCTTAACATTTGAATGCCATCTCTTTAGATGACTGTTTTCCATTGGTAGTAATTTCTCATCTCTGTGGAAGTTATTTGTTTGCTTGGGGAAGATGCCAATGTTTTTCGACAGTCTTCTTTGCTGAGTAAGTTTTCCGTGTAGCCGGCTGGGTGCTTGGTAATTAAGGTCAGatattttgttggcaaaatggaGAGATGGGTAAGTATTTATTACCACCATAGATAGGGCAGTGAAAAAACAGCAGACAACCACAGGTTTCTTCCTTAATGTCCTCTTCAATGATAGTCTGGGTGCCTGAAAGGAAGTGGAAAATAAAACAACAGTTCTACAGAGTTGGACCACTGATGTATTGCTTCATAACAAAAATATAAAAGCTCATTACCCACAAGCTACTGGAAAGGGTTGATGGAAAATGCATTGAATGTTTGTTAGATTTACAGAATCCTTCAGTGAAAACAGTGGAGATGGTTTTCATCAATGAAGCAGTAAAGAAATTGAGCATTTACAGTATGTAGAATTGACAGGCAGAAACGGGCCAGTTGGCTCAAGTtatctgtgtcagtgtttatgcTCAATGAATCTCCTCCAACCCATCTTTAGCTCATTCCGTCAACAtatctttctttctccttttaaataGATCTATACT includes:
- the gask1a gene encoding uncharacterized protein gask1a, producing the protein MTVNAQTKDRGGRWILEQKAKMTSRAPRLSLKRTLRKKPVVVCCFFTALSMVVINTYPSLHFANKISDLNYQAPSRLHGKLTQQRRLSKNIGIFPKQTNNFHRDEKLLPMENSHLKRWHSNVKPHSYLEPLKEWYSYREMKKAFNMSEHRNKLPQKRYKNRKIISLRTLNSQIQEIKDAEPSLIPGRPWINPICYQSSVDKAISQVPNSSKNTTTLPVIGSILNYSIDKRGIKFLQTQCKLDIQSKSKQRVLPLFKTPSNQSRILVQMVKGNEYKGIGKGLPIITERIKYLDLSSRNYGKSEQRSTSQVSKRIIESKICNSVETSHPVLEVEDHITFQDPPPWFDSNDIEKMKLLAHGSVVAKARIPAHGQVIKIGLSLHSPVVIDDLTGHCQKGLCGIIKRSSDLDEVLAFHLDRVLGLNRSLPVVARRFNDALLPYKFTDGMARPVVWWDTDIHHLNDPNNDQNSFELSWFQYQAVLRQHCGISKAPENHTVPCLGVKHSEWGKLALFDFLLQVHDRLDRHCCGFNPDFSEPCVEDLLHEKCRNLKDHLLVHILVRKGNPSQLVYIDNAGRLLQHENNLNFKLLEGIDEFPANVISVLQSGCLQKRLLRSLRMDTEFWGSHNGMRGLKKLVQVIEKRAQLLLKYIQENNIKLVQE